The segment AGATTCCATCCACTGCACAGGTTCAATGAAATATGATGTACATTGAGCCTGACTCCCTGTGGTGAGTGTGAAAGATGGTGTCACTCTCTTGTGGGCAAAGGCTATGGGACCACTTCCTTCATTATGATCCAAAATGCTAGAACTTCGAAATAAAGATCGCCTGCAACCcccaaacaaaaacattaatgaCTTcccaaaaggatgaaaaaaatagatgcaatGTGCAGTATTTCTTAGCAAAATAAATAGATTATGCTACTTTAATTTTCAATAACCTCTACAAGTAACCTGATTTACTTTCACTCTTAAAGAGtttgtagatttatttatgtatttatttatgaacgatagacatagaaagagagaggcagagacacaggaggagggagaagcaggctccatgccgggagcccgacgtgggactcaatcccgggactccgggatcacaccctgtgccaaaggcaggtgtgcccctgtttatattctttttaaaagcagttttggggacgcctgggtggctcagcagttgagcgtctgcttccGGCTCatagcatgatcccagagtcccaggattgagtgccgcatcaggctgcctgcctggagcctgcttctccctctacctgtgtctctgcctctctctgtgtctttcataaataaataaaatcttttaaaaaataaaaaataaaaaaataaaatctttaaaaataataagggaaaaataaaataataaaataaaagcagttttgaatttaaaatttctatattacTCAATTAACAAATTCTTCCTATAgatcttaagaaaatgaaactttcagTACATTTCAGCTACTGAGACAGGATAAAATCCAgaggatagaaaatattttacctgCACTTTCTACATTTGTAGAGAATGCCATCTTTCAATCCCTGTGAAATGGTGGTTGGGTCCACAGCAAAGAGTTCTTGAGGTAAGTTCTGTAATTCTACATGGGATAATTAAAATGTATCTATCTGTTGAGATCAACTTGGCATTTTCAGACAAACTTCGACtaatgtgggcagccctggtggcgcagcggtttagcgccgcctgcagcccagggtgtgatcctggagaccctggataaagtcccatgtcaggctctctgcatggtgcctgtttctccctctgcctgggtctctgcctccctctctctctctctctctgtgtctctatgaataaataaataaagtctttaaaaaaaaaattcaactaatGTCAAATTGAGGCAAGAAGTGCTAacctcagaaattaaaaaaaaaaaaatctccagtgtTAAGAAATCAGGGTGAGGTCAGAGAGCATAGTGAAGAAGCCCTTGGGTTCTAAGCACAGACTGCCTGAGTTCGAATCCCAGCCCACCACTTACAAAtcatgtgaccttgaacaagttattttCAGAAGGAAATAAGAGTACCTGTACCAAGGGATTACTGGAAAAGTGAGATAATGTACCTGAAGCTTTTAGTGTCAGACATCTAAAAGGCATCTGGGCATCTACAAGGACCCAATAAGTACCAGCAATTATTACTCACCTGGATACTTTTCTGTAACCTTCTGTAAACGATATTGCTTATAAATTGCACTAGAAGTATCTACTTCATATCCCATTGCTTGGTATAATTTCAGTTGCCACTCAAATCCCTCATTCATCCTATAAGGACAAAGTTaagttttcttaaatgaataaaatcacatcacaaaaacagaattatttctaTAACAACTCACTTAGCCTCTGGTTTGATGGTCTGGAGACTTTCATAGGCCTTTTCAAAGGTAAGCTGGTCAGTCTTCATCATAAAAGCAGTCACTACAGCCACACTTCGACTAACTCCTGCGTGACtgaaaaagaaacctttaaaataaaatagcagcaattgaaaaaataaaaaagccccGCTCCCTACCAATGGTGAAGCTCAGGTCCACTTCAAGTCTGCTTCTTCTACCCAAATAAAGACTTTGTCTCTGAAATACCACCAATATACAAAAGAAGTATTcctttaattctctaatttcccattctttttaaatattgaaccaTGTGGATGTATTTaccttttaagactttatttgacagagagagagatagcatgggcctaagcagggagagcagcaggcagagggagagggagaagcaggctccatgacgggagcctgatggtgggctcaatcccaggaccccggggtcaccacctgagccaaaggcagatgctcaactgacccagccacccaggcgcccctgtattaCCTTTTCAGAAATAACTACACTAATTCTAAAAACTTCTCTAAtggctttgaaaaaaatccaagctCCTGTGTTCTTGGCATTAAGGGTCCTGAAGATCTGGTCCCAGGCTTCTTTCCATTTCACTACTTCCTTAGGtcctttatgtaaatatttagaaCACGTGCTGGCACGCAGTAAAAGCGCTTACTTCATAAACTAGTCACCGGCTCCAATCCAACCGCAGAGGGACTACTAAGAATTCCCAAACACCTATGAAGATTCTCCTCTTGGCATTGCTACAACCTACTCCATCATTCCCCCTGGGCAGGCTTAGGGCTCCtgtacctcctttttttttttatttttattttttgctcctgTACCTCCTAACCgatttctctctccccatttttcATCATCAACCACCCTCTGGCCCAAACACACACAATCTGCTTTTCTGGTGAAGTTTGAATAACCTTGTCTTTGTTCATGTCATTACCATCATCCGGGGAGGTGTCTGGCTTCTCCTGAAGACCTCTGAACTCTGTTTAGCTGCAGGGACTTTGCCGACTAtcagccccgccgccccccttAAAAACAACTccgcggggcagcccgggtggctccgcggtcgagcgtctgccttcagcccagggcctgatcctggagtcccgggatccagtcccgcacccggctccctgcatggagcctgcttctccctctgcctgggtctctgcctccctgtgtctctcatgaataaataaataaaatcttaaaaaaaggaaattaaaaaaaaaaaaaagcaactcagGCTTGGGGGACcggctggggggggaggggacgggggggggggactgggactgaccggggaggaggggggacgggggagggggacCAGacgggagaagggggagagggggaggaggggggcaggacaGGGGGATGGAATGAGGGAGGGGgagtaggggggagggggaggatgggaacggaggagggggatgggggatgggacGGGGGAGGAAGGGGACGGAGAGGATGGGGACGGGGGAGGatggggacgggggagggggaggagggggatgggacAGGGGACGAGGGGAAGAGGGGGACGGGGCGGGTGAcgggacggggggaggggggaacggGACGCGGGAGTGGACGGGACGGGGGACAGGACCAGGGGAGGACGAGGGGGGGACGGGAAACGGGGCGGAGAAAAGGACGGGGGGCGGGACGAGGGGGtacggggggagggggaagagggggaggaggggagggggagaaaggacgacggagggggaggaggaggatgggacgGGAGACAGGACGAGGAGGGAGACGGGacgggggaaggggggaggaggggacgggatgggggagggggacgggacggggggaggggggaagggggtgacGGCGCGGGCCGCAGAATGAGCCAAGGGAAAGGAGCCTGAGTCACGAAGGCAGGGCGCTCGCTCGcacggcgggcgcgggcgggagAGGAGGTTCCGGAGCCCGGGCTTCCCCGCCCCCGCGGGCTCTCACCAGTGCACCAGCACGGCGCGGCCCTCGGCGCGGGCCTGGCCGATGAAGGCCGCGCAGCGGTCCAGGTGGCTGAGCAGGTCGGTCTCGGGCTCGTCCAGCGCGCGCACGAAGAGGCGCCGCAGACCCTCGGTCCCAGCCCCCGCCGTGAGGTCGGGCTCCTCCGAGTCCACCGCCAGCACGGCCGTGATGCCCGCCTCCCTCAGGAGGCCCGGCTCCGCCACGGCCGCCGCCCCGCCCAGGTACAGCCCGGGCCGCACCTCCAGCAGGTGCCCGGCGCGGCCGGCGCGGCCCCCCGCGCTCTCCGGCCGCTCGCAGCCATGGCCGCCGCGCGCCCCCAACATGGCGGCGGCAGGGGGCGTGGCGGCCGCGGGCCTACCACCGAGTAGGCGGCGGGCTAGAACGGCCTCCCTCTGGGCGGAGCCGGCCTGCGGTGCGCACGGCTCCCTCGGAGGACCCCGGCGACCGCGGGCAGGTATCCCACCTGGCGGAGGGGCTGCTGCAGCGGAGGCCGAGCGGAGGCCCAGCCTCGGCTCCCGCACGTTGGCGGTGGAGGATAAACTTCCCCACACACCGGGCTCCCCAGGCTTATAGTGTGGGGGCTTCGTGGAAAGGGACAGCAAGAGAAGCTGGACCCAGATTTGAAATGATGATCCCaccagctgcagcagcagcagcattccATGCATTTGGGGTAAATCCGTTTTGTCAACATTTATGAAGccatttgtttgtatttcttctttttttctctctttgcccaCTTTTTTCCACTGGTACATGAATCTCCCTCTTGTTGATGCATACTGTCCTCTATACTTTGAAGATAGTAAtcccattttatgtatgtatggcAGTAACCTCCAACCAAAGACCACCAGGAACCCAGTTCACTTCCTTATCATTTGCATGCTCACCGaagtagcatttttaatttccttcaagcaCTTTTCTTTTGCATTCCTTTGCATTTTCCAGTTTAGCTAATTGTTTGGTGCAAAAGGCCTAGTTTTCAGCCCGCCTTGGCTTTTGACATACCTCCCTTACTAAATTTAGCCTTTCCTAGCTTCTGCTTTAAGATATGTGATGCCGAATCGGGCACT is part of the Canis lupus dingo isolate Sandy chromosome 38, ASM325472v2, whole genome shotgun sequence genome and harbors:
- the DUSP12 gene encoding dual specificity protein phosphatase 12 isoform X5, with product MLGARGGHGCERPESAGGRAGRAGHLLEVRPGLYLGGAAAVAEPGLLREAGITAVLAVDSEEPDLTAGAGTEGLRRLFVRALDEPETDLLSHLDRCAAFIGQARAEGRAVLVHCHAGVSRSVAVVTAFMMKTDQLTFEKAYESLQTIKPEAKMNEGFEWQLKLYQAMGYEVDTSSAIYKQYRLQKVTEKYPGSQAQCTSYFIEPVQWMESALLGVMDGQLLCPKCNAKLGSFNWYGEQCSCGRWITPAFQIHKNRVDEMKMLPVLGSQTRKI
- the DUSP12 gene encoding dual specificity protein phosphatase 12 isoform X4, with amino-acid sequence MLGARGGHGCERPESAGGRAGRAGHLLEVRPGLYLGGAAAVAEPGLLREAGITAVLAVDSEEPDLTAGAGTEGLRRLFVRALDEPETDLLSHLDRCAAFIGQARAEGRAVLVHCHAGVSRSVAVVTAFMMKTDQLTFEKAYESLQTIKPEAKMNEGFEWQLKLYQAMGYEVDTSSAIYKQYRLQKVTEKYPGSQAQCTSYFIEPVQWMESALLGVMDGQKEAPSIQTCFQRILLIELLCPKCNAKLGSFNWYGEQCSCGRWITPAFQIHKNRVDEMKMLPVLGSQTRKI
- the DUSP12 gene encoding dual specificity protein phosphatase 12 isoform X2, with translation MLGARGGHGCERPESAGGRAGRAGHLLEVRPGLYLGGAAAVAEPGLLREAGITAVLAVDSEEPDLTAGAGTEGLRRLFVRALDEPETDLLSHLDRCAAFIGQARAEGRAVLVHCHAGVSRSVAVVTAFMMKTDQLTFEKAYESLQTIKPEAKMNEGFEWQLKLYQAMGYEVDTSSAIYKQYRLQKVTEKYPELQNLPQELFAVDPTTISQGLKDGILYKCRKCRRSLFRSSSILDHNEGSGPIAFAHKRVTPSFTLTTGSQAQCTSYFIEPVQWMESALLGVMDGQLLCPKCNAKLGSFNWYGEQCSCGRWITPAFQIHKNRVDEMKMLPVLGSQTRKI
- the DUSP12 gene encoding dual specificity protein phosphatase 12 isoform X3, which encodes MLGARGGHGCERPESAGGRAGRAGHLLEVRPGLYLGGAAAVAEPGLLREAGITAVLAVDSEEPDLTAGAGTEGLRRLFVRALDEPETDLLSHLDRCAAFIGQARAEGRAVLVHCHAGVSRSVAVVTAFMMKTDQLTFEKAYESLQTIKPEAKMNEGFEWQLKLYQAMGYEVDTSSAIYKQYRLQKVTEKYPELQNLPQELFAVDPTTISQGLKDGILYKCRKCRRSLFRSSSILDHNEGSGPIAFAHKRVTPSFTLTTGSQAQCTSYFIEPVQWMESALLGVMDGQNATHGVPGWLRWLKICLRLRS
- the DUSP12 gene encoding dual specificity protein phosphatase 12 isoform X1, which gives rise to MLGARGGHGCERPESAGGRAGRAGHLLEVRPGLYLGGAAAVAEPGLLREAGITAVLAVDSEEPDLTAGAGTEGLRRLFVRALDEPETDLLSHLDRCAAFIGQARAEGRAVLVHCHAGVSRSVAVVTAFMMKTDQLTFEKAYESLQTIKPEAKMNEGFEWQLKLYQAMGYEVDTSSAIYKQYRLQKVTEKYPELQNLPQELFAVDPTTISQGLKDGILYKCRKCRRSLFRSSSILDHNEGSGPIAFAHKRVTPSFTLTTGSQAQCTSYFIEPVQWMESALLGVMDGQKEAPSIQTCFQRILLIELLCPKCNAKLGSFNWYGEQCSCGRWITPAFQIHKNRVDEMKMLPVLGSQTRKI